A single genomic interval of Ignavibacteriales bacterium harbors:
- a CDS encoding cohesin domain-containing protein: protein MKKILRKSRFVCLPVVSLLLVLSCEKAVTPPESVPTNPLDIPGLPVTTITQGPAQGSVLATSSATFRWSGNSEVGAFSCRLNGGTWSFWSTRTDTTIDDIDDGSCLFEVKSRHKNNITEEQNFPTRSFSVDAIQGPAAIFYPRRKAVTVSQSFTYDIRAEDVSGLLGCKLAMTYDPAIIKIDTIVAGDLVKKNGGFAESYLTRDPSGVKVVFEAVILGGTPKGVTGSGALATLTCRVVGAQQANLVFVQTETLYRDTGNKPLTIRQLVGGKVVAK from the coding sequence ATGAAGAAGATCCTTCGCAAAAGCCGGTTTGTCTGCCTGCCAGTAGTTTCCCTCCTCCTGGTTCTCTCTTGCGAAAAGGCAGTGACGCCACCCGAATCGGTCCCGACGAATCCACTCGATATCCCGGGACTTCCTGTGACAACCATTACACAAGGTCCTGCTCAGGGTTCCGTCCTCGCTACGAGCAGCGCGACGTTTCGCTGGTCCGGCAACTCCGAGGTGGGAGCATTCTCGTGCAGACTGAACGGGGGCACCTGGTCTTTCTGGTCGACAAGAACGGACACCACAATCGATGACATCGATGATGGATCATGCTTGTTTGAAGTCAAGAGTCGCCACAAGAACAATATTACTGAAGAACAGAACTTTCCCACCCGGTCCTTCTCGGTGGATGCGATACAGGGACCGGCCGCCATATTCTACCCAAGGCGCAAAGCTGTGACGGTTTCGCAATCATTCACATACGATATCCGGGCCGAAGATGTGAGCGGACTCCTTGGCTGCAAGCTGGCAATGACATATGACCCGGCAATCATCAAGATTGACACGATTGTAGCGGGTGACCTGGTGAAGAAGAACGGGGGTTTTGCAGAATCGTACCTGACAAGAGACCCAAGCGGCGTCAAGGTCGTATTTGAAGCCGTGATACTGGGGGGGACTCCGAAAGGTGTCACCGGAAGCGGCGCGCTCGCGACGCTTACATGTCGTGTCGTGGGTGCGCAGCAAGCAAACCTCGTGTTTGTGCAGACAGAAACACTGTACCGGGACACCGGCAATAAGCCTCTCACAATCCGGCAGTTAGTCGGCGGGAAGGTGGTGGCAAAATGA
- a CDS encoding caspase family protein, whose protein sequence is MQPHDQRTAVLLALILLGPVLLAQDRGFRPLDASKIDSLSVKPGKDYALLIGIDAYEELKTLANPVRDARTISEELRDQYGFQTEILENVRQREILLKLRDYALRKYGEQDQLFIFFAGHGQFDDVTGDGYLAARDSKLKDDAKMSYISHSSLRTSINNIPCRHILLVVDACFGGTFDPLIAANLQRGEESSDIAKPEFIARKMKFKTRKYITSGGKEYVPDVSPFVRRLLEAFRSYGGSDGILTFNELLPFLDKVRPEPRHGDFGSPDPGSDFLFVAKAPPKYLGTMTILPSPPDAKVFIDGKHVSTGSLERFELPPGKHDVMVVKESFDEWQKEVNVDQGKDTQIEMKLDITKGYVSVVGVPSDAEVLIDGKKIGLGPLVRHDALPGSHALEVRTSDPALGASREVVIVNRRESKLEVRLGQFNPYPALRSAVIPGLGQIINGSIAKGFMFLGGTLGAGAYVVLTHLDYTDQVGKYNSLVTAYASAASVDEATTKRGEMLRQFTVVEDAKKMRLIAAGATAGLYLLNLLDALLFDAKQSQLVLLSDQSEIQMRPMFYSAAQGPALEVRIVIR, encoded by the coding sequence ATGCAACCTCATGACCAGAGAACCGCAGTTCTGCTCGCCCTAATACTTTTAGGTCCGGTTCTTCTTGCGCAGGACCGCGGATTTCGCCCTCTTGATGCCTCAAAGATCGACAGCCTTTCTGTCAAACCGGGGAAAGACTATGCGCTGCTGATCGGAATTGATGCGTATGAGGAGTTGAAAACTCTGGCAAACCCAGTCCGCGATGCAAGAACCATTTCAGAAGAACTGCGGGACCAGTACGGCTTCCAAACAGAGATTCTCGAAAACGTGAGGCAGCGGGAAATCCTGCTGAAGCTGCGGGACTATGCCCTCAGGAAGTACGGAGAGCAGGATCAACTGTTCATTTTTTTCGCTGGACACGGACAATTCGACGATGTCACTGGTGACGGGTATCTGGCCGCCAGGGATTCCAAGCTGAAGGATGATGCCAAGATGAGTTACATCTCCCATTCCAGCTTGCGAACGAGCATCAACAACATCCCTTGCAGGCACATCCTCCTCGTCGTCGACGCGTGTTTCGGTGGGACGTTTGATCCCCTTATCGCTGCAAACCTCCAGAGGGGGGAAGAAAGCAGTGACATAGCGAAGCCGGAATTCATCGCCCGCAAGATGAAATTCAAAACGCGCAAGTATATCACCTCCGGCGGCAAGGAGTATGTCCCGGATGTATCGCCCTTCGTACGACGCCTTCTTGAAGCATTTCGAAGTTATGGCGGCTCCGACGGAATTCTCACCTTCAACGAGCTTCTCCCATTTCTCGACAAAGTAAGACCTGAACCGCGCCACGGAGATTTTGGATCTCCAGATCCCGGTAGTGATTTTCTCTTCGTAGCAAAAGCACCGCCGAAGTACCTTGGTACCATGACAATCCTGCCGAGTCCGCCGGATGCTAAGGTTTTCATTGATGGAAAGCACGTATCAACAGGCTCGCTGGAACGATTCGAACTCCCTCCCGGCAAGCATGATGTCATGGTAGTCAAGGAATCCTTCGACGAATGGCAAAAAGAGGTGAACGTCGATCAAGGCAAAGATACACAGATTGAGATGAAATTGGATATCACCAAGGGGTACGTGTCCGTTGTTGGGGTTCCTTCGGACGCCGAGGTACTCATCGACGGAAAGAAAATCGGATTGGGGCCGCTCGTGCGGCACGATGCCTTGCCCGGATCTCACGCACTTGAGGTGAGAACTTCAGATCCAGCGCTCGGGGCATCGCGTGAGGTGGTTATTGTTAACCGGCGGGAGAGCAAGCTCGAGGTTCGCCTCGGCCAGTTCAATCCATATCCGGCTCTCCGTTCGGCCGTGATCCCAGGTTTGGGGCAAATCATTAACGGCTCAATCGCCAAAGGGTTCATGTTCCTGGGCGGTACGCTTGGCGCAGGTGCCTATGTGGTCCTCACTCATCTTGATTACACGGACCAGGTTGGCAAATACAATTCGCTTGTCACCGCATACGCGTCAGCTGCCTCGGTGGATGAAGCGACGACGAAGCGCGGGGAGATGTTGCGGCAATTCACCGTCGTCGAAGACGCAAAAAAGATGCGACTGATCGCAGCTGGTGCAACCGCCGGACTTTATCTTCTGAATCTCCTGGATGCATTGCTCTTCGACGCGAAACAGAGCCAGCTTGTTCTCCTGTCTGATCAGAGTGAAATCCAAATGCGTCCGATGTTCTACTCTGCAGCGCAAGGACCGGCATTGGAGGTTAGAATAGTCATACGGTAA